One genomic region from Terriglobales bacterium encodes:
- a CDS encoding phage portal protein: MNIPSLLRGALRRIAGARAPEARRTLPVPSVLSAHGPRPERLPKATPHNLRRFAETPVARKAINTIKDRVAGMRWRIQPRNGRSLDDLPEGARRLRVLSDNFDAPNPDDSFRSLAEQVLEDVIVGGFGAIEVQRTADPERPLVLWPVDGATIRLRPDWDGRPDSPRYAQATGRFGPEAHIDLNDDELIYIRLNPRTHTPFGLGRLEVAFETINAFLGAHRYAARLASNSVVQYALWLQELTPAHQERLIRWWQDEIEGTGRVPILSVEHRPEVLRFGAGNDDDLRLRWQELLLRVIADAFDLPPLLLGLENDVNRSTAAELNDLAFRCAIVPTARLFAEHLTRDAIAKKLGWDDLEFTFIDAEVRNEREEAEIQEILLRNGVLTVNEVRRLRGLPELSAADISRQPSVLSLQLPLTKSGAFDTRTE; encoded by the coding sequence ATGAACATCCCATCACTCCTCCGCGGCGCTCTGCGCCGCATCGCCGGCGCTCGCGCGCCCGAAGCCCGCCGCACGCTGCCCGTGCCCTCAGTCCTTTCCGCGCACGGACCCCGCCCCGAGCGTCTTCCCAAGGCCACGCCGCACAACCTGCGCCGTTTTGCCGAGACGCCGGTGGCGCGCAAGGCCATCAACACCATCAAGGACCGCGTTGCCGGCATGCGCTGGCGCATCCAGCCGCGCAACGGCCGCTCGCTCGACGATCTTCCCGAAGGCGCCCGCCGCCTGCGCGTGCTGTCCGACAACTTCGACGCCCCCAATCCCGACGACAGTTTCCGCTCGCTCGCCGAGCAGGTCCTCGAAGACGTCATTGTCGGCGGCTTCGGCGCCATCGAAGTGCAGCGCACCGCCGATCCAGAACGCCCGCTGGTCCTATGGCCGGTCGATGGCGCCACCATCCGCCTGCGTCCCGATTGGGACGGCCGTCCCGACTCGCCGCGTTACGCGCAGGCCACCGGCCGCTTCGGCCCCGAGGCCCACATCGACCTCAACGACGACGAGCTCATCTACATCCGCCTGAACCCGCGCACGCACACGCCCTTCGGCCTTGGCCGCCTCGAGGTGGCGTTTGAAACCATCAACGCCTTTCTCGGCGCGCACCGTTACGCCGCGCGCCTGGCCTCGAACTCGGTGGTGCAGTATGCGCTCTGGTTGCAGGAGCTCACGCCCGCGCACCAGGAGCGGCTCATTCGCTGGTGGCAGGACGAGATCGAAGGCACCGGCCGCGTCCCCATTCTCTCCGTCGAGCATCGCCCGGAAGTGCTGCGCTTCGGCGCCGGTAACGACGACGACCTTCGCCTGCGCTGGCAGGAGCTCTTGCTGCGCGTCATCGCCGACGCCTTCGACCTGCCGCCGCTGCTCCTCGGCCTGGAAAACGACGTCAACCGCTCCACCGCCGCCGAACTCAACGACCTCGCTTTCCGCTGCGCCATTGTGCCCACCGCGCGCCTGTTCGCCGAGCACCTCACTCGCGACGCCATTGCCAAGAAGCTGGGCTGGGACGACCTCGAGTTCACGTTCATTGACGCCGAGGTCCGCAACGAAAGGGAAGAGGCCGAGATCCAGGAGATCCTGCTGCGCAACGGCGTGCTGACCGTCAACGAAGTCCGCCGCCTCCGCGGCCTGCCCGAACTGAGCGCCGCCGACATCAGCCGCCAGCCTTCGGTGCTCAGCCTGCAGTTGCCGCTTACGAAGAGCGGAGCCTTTGACACACGCACCGAGTGA